ccactcagtgtgtgtgtgtcaatacaCAAATGCCAATACCATACACCATGCAGAAATACATAATCATAAACTAACAGCACTTATCTATCCAGAGGGGTCATTGGAATCATGGTGTTGATTTGAGACTGGCAAGGTGGTGTATGTGACTTGAAAATGTCATGTTTATGTTGTACAAAGTGATTATACCAAAATCACAGCCTTTTGTTTTGGGTTGTGTTTAAGTGTTCTAATCTTGGCTTGTGCAATGGATCTTACACGGATTAAAAGGAGACCAACGACTATGCCGCGTTAGGATATTTCAACATCACGTCATTTTGGATGCTGCTTCTGTAGAAAACCACATTTGTTGAGACTTTTACTGTCCCTACTTTGTGTGGTGGGGAAAGATAGTGACCAGTCAAAGTGATTTATCATGAGTCATTTAACGTTGACTAGTTTTACAAGATCTCCCAGGTTTGGGCTTGTCTGTGGTTTTGGTCATGCAGCTCAGTGATATTATGGAAGATCTTCTTCCCTTTTACCTTAATGACTTGAGTAAAGACAACTCCTCAAACAAATCACGGGCCCTATATAACCCAATGACGgcttctgtcagtgtgtgtgtgatattccTCAAATGGCCTCCTCCAAAGTCTCCTTTAAAACAGAATAATAATACATTTCTGGTCTAACTAGGGAGTACGGGAGGAGTCTTCCTTTGGTCCAGATTCTGCTGTGTACTGTTTTACATTACTGCAGAGCCAAGTGCTTAAGACAAATCTTGGCCATTCAATTATTATGTAAAATACAGAATCCTTTCATAACCACCCATAATTATACACTGTACAAAAcagtaggaacaccttcctaatattgagttgcacactcttttgccctcagaacagcctcaatccgttggggcatagactctacaagatgttgaaagcgttccacagggatcctggcccttgttgattccaatgcttcccacagttgtgtcatgttggctggatatcctttgggaggtgtactattcttgatacacacggggagctgttgagcatgaaaaacccagcagcgctgcagttcttgacacactcaaatcggtgcgcctggcacctactaccatatgcGGTTCAAAGGCActccacaatccatgtctcaagggttaaacatccttctttaacctgtctcttccccttcatctacattgatttaaagtggatttaacagatgacatcaataagggatcatagctttcacctcgtcaggctgtcatggaaagagcatgttttgtacacttagggAATACAATAGTATTCATGTTAGTGTTGTTGATGGTGGTATTAGTAGATGTAACAGTAACACTAGTGGTAgaagtaatggtagtggtagaagtagcagtagaagtaacCGTAGGGGTAGCAGTAGAAGTaacagtagtggtagcagtagaagtagtggtggtagtagcagtagtggtagcagtagaagtagtggtagcagtagaagtagtggtAGCGATAGAAGTAACGGTGGTGGTAGCGATAGAAGTAACGGTGGTGGTAGCGATAGAAGTAACGGTGGTGGTAGCGATAGAAGTAACGGTGGTGGTAGCAGTTGAAGTAACGGTGGTGGTAGCAGTGGAAGTAGCGGTAGTGGTAGCCATAGAAGTAGCGGTAGCGTTTGTATCCTGCGTCTACAATGCTTATAGGCAGAAAAGAGCAGCTATATGAGATAATGATTAACGCTTTAGCATGTATGTCATTCCCCTTTACCGAGGATGAGTCTTCAAGGCTATATTAGTGCCATGTAAACTGCTCTGCTCGGGCAGAGGAGAAGTATTAGGAGCATCAGTCACCGCAAATCAATTTAAATGGACAAACAATGGTCTCAAATGGCAATAGCTGTATTTCCCAAAAGCTATGATTTGCTATGACTTAATAACAGGGTTGATATACTACATTGTGAATATTCCACACCACTGTGACATTTACATtcgagtcatttagcagacacgctTATCTACATCGACTTACAggggcaattagggttaagtgccttgctcaacgacactttgacagatttttcacctagtcagctcagggattcgaaccaactaccttctggttactggccaaacacccttaaccgctaggctacctgctgcagtTGTGTTAAAACACAATCAGTGATGCAGGATAAGGGTGCTATGGAATCATCAAGCGGGAACCCCATTTTGGCGCGAGCACTCTAACAGATTGCACTTGAGAGCAATAGGAAGTACATGGAACAAACAGTGTGAATGACCTATTTGTCTGGCGATATATGGACAAGGATCATTGTGTATATTACAAGGGCTGCAGGGGACGAGTGATACACGTTTTATTTCCGAGGTTTTTCGCTCTTTTTCCTTCGTTCAGAGTGCACTATTTTCCCAGTACATTTTTTTATGACCTCCCACTAGCAGAGTAACTGCTTGGTGATGAGTTGGCCTTGCTTACATGCATGAGAAGGCATTATAAGGCTTCACTGGCCTCCAATGGATCTGTGTAGTTGCTTCACCACAAGCTACACACATTTGATTCTGAAAATAGATGTGGGGCTGTTTTTTTCCAGTCTCCTGACCCTGTTGTCATCCATTGTATAATACACCCAGTCACCTTTCAATAGtatacatttaatttttttatctTGTAATTTTTTTCTACCCCCCCCCATCAACATAAAGCATTTAGTGATAAAGCATTGTCTTTGATCTGTGTATTTTTTTTATTCCACCAATGCAGTGCAGCGCTGTCATCCAACAGTGTGAGGCCTGTCATATCTCACAATACACCCAACCTACAGTATCAAGCTAGTTCGGCATCTAGGGAGAATCAATGAAATCGCTTCGTGTGATGATCACACATTGCTGTGTGAAAGATTTCGAAAAGGAAAATCGCGTGGGTGAGAAAATACATGTTTGCTCATTtgaggaaaaaaatatattttattgacGCTGGCTCTTCTTGGGTTAAAAACATGGATCAAATCTATTCTAGGCCATACCCAAGTGTATTATTTAAACATATGAAGTTTTCTACAGTACCTTGTATATGAGGTATTGTGGCCATGTAAACAAGATTCCAATGTTCACTAGGCCATGCATGTTTTAAAGAATATGAATTCCTCACATTCCTTCAAAGATAACTGTATGCTCCCTTCATGCATATGATACATCAATGCATAATTCATTTAAAGTTGATTGTGTATTCTGTTTCAACTTCATTTTCTATACTGTGAGAATTGCATTGATCCTATGATCCAGGATTAAAAGTATATATGTACAGTTCGGAAAGAATGGGTCCATGTATTTCTATAATAGGAGCCCATGCTTTGTCTGTCTAAAGGGACTGATAATCTAATCAAAGTAGTTAAGATACTTATAGCAAAAATATGTAAACAAATGCTTGTGATTTATTGACTTAATccatgtttttgttgtttttcaagtCCATTACATTTTGGTAACatctttctcttccctccctccctccctccctccccctccctccctccctccttcttcttctttatGCTTTGCAGATACAACGGACAGAAAATGCTACCCCGCATCCTTTTCCTTTGCTCATTTTTCACTGCTGCTTGTTTCCAAGACATCCACCCCTCCAAGGTATTTCTGAGTGAATCCTGTGACTCATTGTGTACTTGTGAAGAAAAAGATGGCATCCTGTATCTTAACTGTGAGGAGAGAAATATCAGCAAGATCTCCCAAATCAAAGTGCCGTCAGCTCTACCTTTCCACCTCAATCTGTACAAAAACGACTTGGTGGAGTTGAATGCAGAAGACTTGGAAGGTTTAAAGAATGCCGTTTCACTTCATCTCGGGGCTAATAGCATACAAGAGCTTGAACCTGGCGTCTTTAGTGCACTGGGCTCCTTGAAGAAGCTCCACATCAACAGTAATTTCCTGGTCACGTTGAAGGAAGACACTTTTCACGGCTTGGTAAATTTGGAGTTTCTCCAGGCGGACACAAACTTCATCCGCGTGGTCGAGCCGGGGGCATTCAGCAAACTCATCCGCCTCAAAGTTCTGATCCTCAACGACAACGCCATTGAGTTTCTTCCCAGCAATATTTTCCGGTTTGTTCCACTCACCCACTTGGACCTGCGGGGGAACCAGTTACAAACCCTGCCTTACGTTGGCTTCCTGGAGCACATTGGGCGGATCATGGAGCTTCTTCTGGAGGACAACGACTGGATGTGCGATTGTGAGATCCTTCACCTGAAGATCTGGATGGAGAACATGCGGGCCCAGTCGGCCATTGGGGAGGTGGTCTGCAGCAGCCCCCATCACCTCAGGGGCACCATCCTGGCCAAAATCAAACGGGATGTTCTCTGCCCCTCGCACGCTGATATCAACTTAGAGGAGCCTTCCAAGTCACTGGACATGGTGGTCACTCCGTCTTCCAAAGTGGCAGAGATTCCGAAGTTAGAGGATGTCGTAAAGATTCCGACACCTTCTTATGTTCCAGGGAGTCCTTGTGTGGAGCACTGTTCTTGTCACAATCACCCTGTGGCTGGGTTTTTAATGCATTGTCAGGATAGAGGGATTCAACGGATTTCAGATATTGGAATACTTGAGCAAAGCCCTACCAAGCTGGTGCTCACAGGAAACATGATTCAGAGACTGTTGAAATATGACTTTGTCACATATGACAGTTTAGAGTTATTGAATTTAGCCAACAATCGAATTGATTACATTGACAATGAAACTTTTCTCAGCTTAAGCAATTTGAAAAAACTTTATCTCAACGGCAACAGAATTGAAACCCTTTCCGCGACTATGTTCATTGGACTCCACAACCTTGAATACCTATATTTGGAATATAACATTATCAAAGAAATTGTCCCAGGAGCTTTTAATCCTTTGCCAAATCTCAAACTCTTGTCTTTGAATAACAATctgctgactagtctcccattgcAGATATTTCGCAACGTGCCCCTCACCAAACTGAACCTGAGAAAAAATCTGCTCATGTACCTGCCTGTAAGCAACGTGCTGGACCAGCTTGACTCTTTAGAGCAGATTTATTTAGAGGACAACCCCTGGGACTGCAGCTGTGACTTAATCAGTCTCAAACAGTGGGTTGAGAAGCTGAGGAAAGACACAGTCGTAGGTTCCATTTTGTGTCACACACCGAGAAAAGTGGAGAAGGCTGAGCTGAGGGCCCTTAGAAACGAGTTGCTGTGCCGCGGCCTAGTGACCTACTCCTTGCCCACGGATGAGGACGAGACAACCACAGTGGCGACTGACGGCTCTAGGAGCGGTTTCTTCAGCTCAATCACGGACTCAGTTCCGCTCTCCGTTCTGATCCTTAGCTTGCTCGTCATCTTCCTCATGGTCATCTTCTGTTCAGCAGGGATTGTGGCATTCCTCGTGCACAGAAGGCGAAGGAGGGTGAAGAAGAAACAGGCGGAGGAGCAGCCGCGAGAGAGCAGCAGCCCCATCCACCTGCAATACAGTATGTACGGCCAGAAAACCACCCACCACACACTGGGGCAGAGGACCGGAAACACCGTGTACGACGAGCGCTCACACAGCCCCATCGTCCAGATCTGCCGCAACCCCACCTACTGCACTCAGCATAAAGAATATGAGTCCGACCTCAATGAACTGGACGAACCAAAGCACATCTGTCGTAGCATCATGGAGACAGAGAATACTTCCCCTCTCACAGGCTCTAATTTGAAGTTCAGAGCTGTGACGTCAGACTGCCCAACTGAGTTCGTAACACTCGGCGATGCGAGCTCCCTCTATAAAAACAtactagagagggagagggttagggagCTGCAGCAGCTCGGAATTACTGAATACCTCAGGAAAAACATGTCCCAGCTACAACCAACGGTAGAGATGCAGGTTCCAGGACACCACGAGGAACTGAAATTAATGGAGACTATTATGTTGTCGAGACCGAGGAAGGTCATGGTGGAACAAACGAAAAACGAGTACTTTGAACTCAAAGCTAACCTACACACCGAGCCAGATTATTTGGAGGTTCTGGAGCATCAAACTGCATTTAACTGATATAAAAACACAATTAATGGTTTTATATTCAACTCCACAAGTGCCTTGTCCAAAACTGCCATCTTATATTTTCAGTCGAAGACCTACATATCCCACAGCAGTCTTGGACATACAAGTCATTTGTAGCACAGAATGTAATGTATATTTGGCAATTTCATTGTTGTTTTGTTTTCCTATACAGtgctttgcaaaagtattcatcccccttggtgttttttttctattttgttgcattacaacctgtaatttaaatagattttaatttggatttcatgtaatggacatacacaaaatagtccaaattggtgaagtgaaataaaatTCAAAAAGGGagaacggaaaagtggtgcgtgcatatgaattcactccctttgctatgaagcccctaaataatatctggtgcaaccaattactttcagaagtcacataattagttagattgcacacaggtggactttattgaagtgtcacatgatctcagtgtatatacactggtttaaggggaaacatttaaatgtcttggaatggcctagtcaaagcccagacctcaatccaattgagaatttgtggcttaaagattgctgtacaccagcggaacccatccaacttgaaggagatggagcagttttgccttgaagaatgagcaaaattcccagtggctagatgtgccaagcttatagagacataccccaagagacttgcagctgtaattgctgcaaaaggtggatctgcaaagtattgactttgggggggtgaatagttatgcacgctcagtTTTTCTGTTTTtccttgtcttatttcttgtttgtttcacaagaaaaaaatatttagtatcttcaaagtggtagtaggcatgttgtgtaaatcaaatgatacaaatcccCCCCCAAAATGGAAAAATGTTAAGGGtagtgaatactttcgcaagccactgtagacAGACAGCACTTGAAGTTGCTGATATAACAGATATCTTTCCCAAATGTAATTATCGGGAAGGCAAATAAGTACGGCAGGAGTAGGTTTTCGTTACCAGTTTAACTTAGATCTTTGGCAGGCCTCATTGTTTTCCACAAATTCTGTCAGGCTGTTTCAATCATATGCCATAATCAGCATGCTCAAAATGACGTAGACTCAACAAAATGCCAACATGTATTCTGAATCGCAATGATGGAGTGCACATTAGTGCTGTCGTTCATTAGATTTAGCCCTTCCATTATTTCAATATCACATTTTGTATTCCAACCAGTGGGAATGTGTTAATACAAATCCATTTTCCCCAAACTTAGCACTTAAAAGTCCCAGTACATATATAAATCATATCTTGCATCTGTACAGAAGAAATGCATTGCACTAATCAAATGCCATTTGAAAAGATGGTGCATGACAATCGACTTACTTTTCGACAGCAATTTCTGTTTATCATTGTTCCTTTCCTGCTACTGAAGGGGACAGAACTActgatgtgtatgtgtatacgAACCTTTTTGTATGAGTGTCATTTTTACAAATCACAACTGACCAGTTTCTCTCAGCATGATAAATGTTCAGGATATTTGTTCACTTTATTATTCTGATCGAGTAAGCAACCCTGTTCAACTCTGAAAATGTTTTATGTAAACTTTATTTTATACCAATGTAGATAAAATTATTTATTCTGTAATTTTTGTATATATGTCACACATTCTATGTTATTTTGTGCCTTCAGTGTTGTGCAGGTGAACATGTATTAAATGTAAATAAAGAATTGCAATACTGCAAACTTTGAACAATCAAGATTCAATACAATAGGTAAGCTCTTCAGTCCTCTAAACAGATTGCTTGCAGGTATATTGCAAAGCCTGTTGCAAAAAGGCTACATTATGTCATGAGTTTAGCATAAAAGTGACCAAACATCTAATATTATAGCACATTATGTGCTCAACAGGGGAGTGGGTGAAATCATGATGCTATCCTGCACAGAGGGCACTTAAGATAGTAATGACATTACATTGTTATTCACACTCTTATGCATGTCGACAATGCTGCTGCATGTTCTGTATTCCTCCCATGGACTTACAGTACAGCATCATATACCATCTGTGTGCTTGTTTGAATAAATCAAGCTGATAGGTAGGTTCATCCTGGTCATTTTACTCTAAGTAGAATTTCAAATGAATTGCTATATATATCCACAGACGCACACACCGAAAATCTCTTTCGTGTCAAATCCATGCTCAAGCCTGGCTTCCCTCATCTCCCAATATGGCATGTCAagtctttccagttctctgcctTGCAAACACAAGTCTCATTTCCCCCTTGCATTATTGGACCCCCTTCTGAGATTGCTTATCCACAGTGCTTAATTACTGCACAACAATGGGGTATAGAAAATTCCCTCTGCACTGCTCCACACGACTTCCATTTCCATCCTAGCTGGTGATTTAGTAGGCTGTTCCGGTGCTTCCATTATACATCATAATTGACAGAACTAAAACTGCTCACACGCCCCCCCCGGTGAACTGGGGTTGGAATACGGACACAGCGATAAGGCTTGGGATTTTCTCCTTTGAGAATTAAGGGAAATGTGCTCCGGTAGGTCTTTCTCTGTGACGTTTACCAAAGTGCAAAACAATGTTCCTTTGGGGGGAAATGTTTTCAGTATTTTGTGCTCATGAAACCCTTGTGGGTGTTAATATTTCAGCAACGGAAGTCGAAGTTCGAAGTCGAAACTGCTCAACATACAGAGTGCCGACAGGGGAGTAGAAAAAGTTCATTTTATGTCAACATTGGAGTAGAGATAAAATATGTATGCAGTGATTGTCTAACTGGCTCCACCTTCAGTCTATATGAAATGAATCCAGCCCAATGCCTATTATGGATGACTAAGCATGAGGGCAAGGGGCTATTTGTGGAAAATTCTAAACATGTGCAGGTATATTCTTTCCAGATGCTACATTTTGGTGCAAACTAGCATGTACAGTAGACATTCCCAGCCCTACCATTTTTCACACTACATTATACATGAAATACAAACCACGATATGTGTGGTGAAAAATGATATCAAAACAAATATTTTCTATGGGCTGAGACCACGCCACATGATGTTTATATAGTAGTTAAAACTTCAAACCTGTTATTTGAAGAGACCTTGGCCGACTTGAAACCTCTAGTTCAGCTACTGACGTGCCGACAGTTCGGTCTTTGGAGGACGTAACAAAATATACATACTTTCGGCACTGCCACTGACAGCCGGAACTGCAACAAAAGCTGACGGTAATATTGGAACACACACAAGACGTAGGCCTCTACTGTAAAATCAATCTTACATTACATTTCTTCTCATCTAGAAATCAACTATTGTACCCCGAGTCAGAGTAACTACATGAAAGTGTCAGTGCTGAATATCTTACCCCTCTCCTTTATACTCAAAGGTACATTTTATTTCAGTAATAGACCTACTTGTACAGCTAGCTAAAGTCAATCATATGAGCCATACATAGTGGGATGTGAAATTGCCAACCCATTTGCTAATAGCTACTTTTCAGACAATCTACAGTGGATCTCTGGACAGTAGACTTTGTAAAGTAAGTGGCTAATATCTTGTCTTTACCATTTTCTTTTACAGAATGCCCTCTGCCCTGCAGTTTTGAGCAGTACACTGGTGCATATAGTTCCACCACGACCCAGCTGAGCGTTACAGTATTTTGTACCGTATCACTGCGTTCAGTGGTGTAGAGAAGCTAGACTCATGACCCCAAATGTAACTGTGAATTATGAATATTTCGTCTGTTGGTTTGGACAAGAGCACTCTACCAGAAATGGTCTAGTTGGATTATGTAAACCTTTGAAAGGAAGGGCACCAGGGTCACTGCTGTTTATATACTCCTACTTAACAAAGTTATCAGAACATCAACGTTTCACATCCAGTCACAAAACAGACAACTGAATTTGAACCCTGGTAATATAAGTGTATATACAGCCATTTTAGAGGTTCGTTTGTAGGTGATGTCACCTCATTATTTGTAGAACGCGCCGACCTTGCACCGCAGTAAACATTCTGAAAAAGCTCTATTTAACCACTCTAAAGCATCAGTCGATACGATACACTTTTTATGCTTGAATTCGTCCATTGAAGTGAATTCCACAGAGGTTTCATTAGAACACATTATTGATTTTCATCTTGCCCATGAATGGTTCAGGCTATCAACAGCCCCTTATACAGTAAGCTAATGAATCCATAGCCTTTAGTGAAGCCAAATGCATACATGCATTCATCGTCTAATGTACGCCGCCACAGGGAACCTTCATCAATATATACTGATTACCTTCACACGGGTTCCTTAACCTAGAggagtagctaacgttagctagatataGATTAGCTTACACACAGCATAAATCCATAGAAATGTTGGAAATATGAATAGAAAGCTATTTTCAgtaccccctccccacacacacacaccctgcataTGATATTAAAATATTTGTAGGAGCCCTTGCAGCTACTGATATGGCTGAAACGATGCACACGTATCACATATTGTCTTGTTAACATGAGGTTCATATACTACAGCCCTGCATGCTCAAAGCTTCCATGACCCACATGAAACATCTCTCTCCACATTGTAAACTGTGAAAAAGACGAAGACATTAACCGAGCATACTATTGTGAGGCCGTGAGGACTGACTCTAGTGTCCGGCCCTGCGCGTGCTACAATGTTCTGCATGTTCAACTTCATGTGCATTCGTGTACGACATGCCTGCCCACGAGGAGACAGAAGTCACATTGCTGAAGACAACACCCTTTCCCTCTGCTTCGAAACGAGACATTCCTCATAAGATGATCGAACAGTGAAACTATGACATTGCCCACAGTGTTTCTAATAATATTACAAGAGTAATGATCCACTTATAGAtgaggtctggatttggatttTTTCAAGTGATCACTGATGCTCTTTCACGGCTGAGACTGGAGAGTGTAAAGCACCCGTTCTTGTACCCGACCGATGATGCAATTAAATGTTTAATGGTTTGCCAACATATTACTATCTGTGCTCGCTCCCAGCTATCTCATTCACAAGCCACAGTCACGCACAGCACAAAGAGGCGGCgtgcatgtctctctccctctctctcactcttcccctctctctctctcttcctttcttctctctctttctttctctctctctcactctctctctctctctctcaatccattTTTTGGGGAATGCTCATAGCTCTGCAGCAATGTTCTGGCAAACATGCCTTAGATCTTGTCTGTGTTCCATCACTTTTGAGGAATACGTCTTTTCAATATGTTCAATAGGCTATCATGTAGTATTGGCCTGCAGCAACCTGAAGCAGGATTGTACATGTATCTTCTCTTTTAAAACAGCTAACCCTGATAAATGTATGTAGTTTGCAAGATGTAGATTATTGCATTGCTTTTTTTTAGTAAACTTTTGCAAAGCTAAAGGTTGAAGCCATTCGAGTAATATCTGATCCAATGTAACGTACTGTGTGGCCTTCGTTTGTCTTACCTTCAACAATAGCATGTTGGGTCCTTCTTAGTGTGTATTTTTGTCCTGACAAAAAGGAGGTGACATTTCGGTGAGGCGTTCGTGACTCATCCCAGATGTTCCAGCTCATAATCACCATTGTCACTCGCATCCGTGTTGCCGGATGCTAAAGTGTACATATTCCTTGAAACACTTTTCACTTATCTATTTCTACATCTTGGTATAGCTTAATActtgtgttgttgttttattttatttttgtaagtATTTTATATTACAATAGTGATGTAATTATACACCTTTTCCCTTAAAATGTAACTACATTATGATAATTCAAACATCCTATGTGATGTGTCTGAATCTGGAACAACTACTACTGTGTTTTCGCCATTCTGTTTTGTTGGCATGCTGATAGTCATTTTATAATGAGCAGCCCTCAGGACCGCAATGGTACTCTGGCTGACATCATATGGATTCTGTGCATTTCACATATCATTTGCTAGATTAGCAAGCAACCACTATGGAACACTATAAAAACAGTGTTGTATGTCAGTTGTGCTGCCACATTCATACTGGCTGGAAAGCTAGAATCCTCATTATCTCACAGTACTATCTCAGTTATTCGTTTTAGTCCATCATATTTGTTACTCCCTGTATAAGTTCAGAGTGAATGTCTCTTTGAGCGTATGTACCTTTAAGCatcaagggtcccagctatacgCAGTACTTCTGACATCACAAGTCACAACAATGAAGTCAGCCCTCACTTGTTTAGAGACCCCCAGATTTCACTAAcagtttaacctcttaagtcgaccctctacttttttgaacattctatTAAATATCGCGCAaaatttcagcgccctgctactcatgccaggaatatagtatatgcatttgcttagtctgtgtggatagaaaacactcagacgtttaaaaaactggttaaatcactgctgtggctttaccagaacggcatttacatcgaaaagcacaggaaaaactgatcactgaaaatgggaaaatatatccatgcgctacttgaacccattgataaaggtgaaccacaattaattgactgaggttgcagtacctacagcttccacacggtgtctagagtcttgtcatttcccttcgagttttttcttggtcaaacacatgcagggcaccgtatctc
This genomic window from Oncorhynchus nerka isolate Pitt River linkage group LG2, Oner_Uvic_2.0, whole genome shotgun sequence contains:
- the LOC115145109 gene encoding SLIT and NTRK-like protein 6; this encodes MPRILTSPHGSTSLTQASFGLATVFLTLHNGYNGQKMLPRILFLCSFFTAACFQDIHPSKVFLSESCDSLCTCEEKDGILYLNCEERNISKISQIKVPSALPFHLNLYKNDLVELNAEDLEGLKNAVSLHLGANSIQELEPGVFSALGSLKKLHINSNFLVTLKEDTFHGLVNLEFLQADTNFIRVVEPGAFSKLIRLKVLILNDNAIEFLPSNIFRFVPLTHLDLRGNQLQTLPYVGFLEHIGRIMELLLEDNDWMCDCEILHLKIWMENMRAQSAIGEVVCSSPHHLRGTILAKIKRDVLCPSHADINLEEPSKSLDMVVTPSSKVAEIPKLEDVVKIPTPSYVPGSPCVEHCSCHNHPVAGFLMHCQDRGIQRISDIGILEQSPTKLVLTGNMIQRLLKYDFVTYDSLELLNLANNRIDYIDNETFLSLSNLKKLYLNGNRIETLSATMFIGLHNLEYLYLEYNIIKEIVPGAFNPLPNLKLLSLNNNLLTSLPLQIFRNVPLTKLNLRKNLLMYLPVSNVLDQLDSLEQIYLEDNPWDCSCDLISLKQWVEKLRKDTVVGSILCHTPRKVEKAELRALRNELLCRGLVTYSLPTDEDETTTVATDGSRSGFFSSITDSVPLSVLILSLLVIFLMVIFCSAGIVAFLVHRRRRRVKKKQAEEQPRESSSPIHLQYSMYGQKTTHHTLGQRTGNTVYDERSHSPIVQICRNPTYCTQHKEYESDLNELDEPKHICRSIMETENTSPLTGSNLKFRAVTSDCPTEFVTLGDASSLYKNILERERVRELQQLGITEYLRKNMSQLQPTVEMQVPGHHEELKLMETIMLSRPRKVMVEQTKNEYFELKANLHTEPDYLEVLEHQTAFN